The DNA window TTCATTACCCATCCCAAGTAAGAAACTGATGTGGGCAGTATAACACTATTTTCATTACAAGGTGAAATACCAAGTTTGACTATTGTCATCAATTATTATATGAGTTAGTTTAAGATAGTTAAAACTCGTACAAACTAAAACATCCAGGGTTAAAGAGTTGATGTACAAGTTTAATGACCTGCAGATATAGCTATTGAAAAGACATATGaaagttttttggtttttttttaaatagcaagTTCTAAAGAAATGCTGGTGACCCGTGAGCGTGAATATGGATGTCTAGAATTGATTTACATTAATGAAAAGATAATGTGACTTTATATATATAGTTTCCGTACCACAATCAATCAGTAGCAGCGGATGTTTACGGCATTCCCTACCTTTAAATTGTCTTCTTTAGATCCAGAATTCTATTCCACGGCTCCAGTGACGCCTGATAACTAGCAGCGTGGTAGCTTCAGCTTCTGGTTCCGAGTCCACAAACCTGACATGCCCCCATCACAAGTGCCGAGACAGTAGCGACTAAGCGGCTGTAGTCCATAAATAATTAATCCGTACATCATGTTTGCTCCTTTAATCGGCAGACCAAGGGGGCCATAACGTTTTATCATGGGAGTGTTCAATAAGGCTGTAATTAGCTAACAGGTGCAGCCTTCACCCAATTAGCTAAACGTTTGTTAAAATAAGTGGGCGGGGCGACGTGATTGACATGATGCGTTCATGGACCATTGGAAAATAATTAGTGTTTTAATAATCCTGTTTttaatccaaataaaataaaattggaaGTCATTTATAATAATTTTTAATGTAAAGTTAATTTATTTAAGGTCTGTGTATAgggaattttttttcttaaaaatgcCTTCATGATAAGCGGCAGCAGAATGTATTTCCTGGGAACCCTCAACTGTCTGGTTAAAAGTCCTTTTGTCCTGTGTCCAGTTGCGGCAGAGCcagctggagctccaggaggTTCAGGTGTCCCACCGGCAGCTGACTGCCCGGCTGGAGGAGGTGACAGAGGAGCGCAGCCTCCACGGCCTCACCCCACACCCTTCCAGCCTTCTGTGTGAGATCGAGCAGAGcatggagcaggaagagcaggaacaggagaggGAACAGGTACTGTGCTCGCGTCCCAGTGTGACCCAAGGTTTCACCGTCCTCATTTACGCACCGCTCTCTCGACAGCTACGTCTCCAGTTATGGGAGGCCTACTGTGAAGTCCGCTCGCTCTGTTCTCACCTGAGAGGAAATGATGTCACCGACTCCGCGCTGTCCACAGACTCCTCTATGGATGAGTCCTCGGAGACGTCCTCAGCCAAGGATGTGCCTACAGGGAGCATCCACACCAGCCTGCTAGAGCTACGGAGATTAACCCAGAACCTGCTGGATGGCAACGAGTCCACAGTATGGAACAGCTGAAACGAGGGGTTTACAGTCAGACCTGGACGACCAGTCCGGGTGTATTTAAAGACGCTGTCAGCGTGTTTTATTCAGGTGTGGTGTGTTGTGTATCCAAAGGGTTCGAGACGCAGCGAcgaggaggctctggaggagcaggtgaggaagctgggagaggagctgagggaccTCAGAGAGATGTACGAGGCTGGGCAGGACAAGTCCCACTGCAGCGAAGAGGAGGTGCTGCGGCTCCACAATCAGGTACAGGTGGCAACCCGTGTGCACGCCAACAGACCATACACGTCAGATACAGCACTAACGCGTGATCGTCCTGGCGGGCGACCCACAGATAGCGCTGCTCTCTGTGGAGATGTGCTCTCTCCGGGAAGACAACGAGCGCATGAAGACGATGGCTGAAATCCGAGAACCCAGCGAGCAGCTCCAGAGCGCAATCAGAGACAGAGACGAGGCCATCGCCAAGTACGCATTTTGAAGTTATAGGATACAGGAGTTAGCATGAATCCTGGGTCATGTCTAGAGTCTACTTGGTGTAGAGGAGTTTGGAAGTTTGGACGAAGCAGGCTTTGCTTGTCCGTTGTTGACACGCCGCGTTTGTGCTCCCCGCAGGAAGAAAGCGGTGGAGATGGAGCTGGCCAAGTGTAAAATAGATATCATGTCTCTGAACAGCCAGCTCCTGGATGCCATCCAGCAGAAGCTCAACCTGTCACAGCAGCTGGAGGCGTGGCAGGTGGGTCAAAGGTCGCATGTAAACTGTcagttattattatcattgttattattattactattccccccccccttcccccattaATTCAGCCTGCTCAGCAtaatcaaaaaaataaatgaaacatcaCATCTTAATGGTTAGTTAACCTCTGAGGGCGGGCGTGTGGTGGAGTGTGTTTCATGCACAACATTTAAGCTGCGGCTGTGTGTGCTTGCTCGTGGGTGTCGCCCGTCATTCGCCTTGACAAATAGCGCTGCAATAAAACAATTAACTCATCAAATATAGATGATTTTAATACTTACACAGATGACTTACTGATGGCATTTTGTCTGTACTGGAAAGATGGAGACTCCCGTGTGAGTGCAGACGTGTGTTTGTATGTTACGTGTGTGcgccctgtcctccctcaccTGTAATTAGcacctcttctcctctctcctgcccaCAGTTTGCCTCCTCAGGCCTCTTTACTGTTTGGCTCTTGTGGTTTCTGATCTAGTGGCCTTTTCTCAGCTTCCGTACCACCCTTTCTCCCCCGTGgttccccccctccttccctgccGTAGAGGTGAGCCAGAACTGAGCCATCTCACGATTCCATGCCATGCCGAGCCATTTCATGCCAGAGGAAACAAGTGCTCATTTAAGCCAAAACCATCAGCCACCACTGACAACAATCAAACCCATTACCCTACTTCTGTgcacccacctcctctctccataCACCTTTGACTTACCTGTTGTGAGATAATATCACAGGCACTTTATGTAACatccatatttaaaaaaaatactaacGCTTTATGTATTAAGGTGCTAATAGCTCCCCTAGCGGCCATATCTGGTAATAGCAACAGACGCGCTGTTGTGTTGAATGAAATTACAGAAGCTGTTTATCTCATCATCATCTCATCTTGTGTTTGCAAGCTTAGCTTAGACACTGTGTGAGGTTGTTTAGTCATAAATGGACATTGGTGACTGGAATGGGGCAGCACAGATGGTAGGAAATGCAAATGCCAGACCAGGAATCAAACCTTTACTGTTTATCTTCAATCAATATTCAAaaacatggaggagatgaaaaacATACTTTCCTTGATTCTTTTTTCCCCGACTTTCCAGCATTACCCTAATGTTCTGAGTGCTGTAAGTGCTTTTAAATCCATCGATTTCAAGGATTTGATTAGATTTTTAGGGGGCAAATCAAATGGGGGTTACAAAGAGCTTTGCAAATACTCCAAGGAGAAAAATCaagagaggaaataaaatgtgtgtctgtgataaTTATCCAACAGGTATCCTGATCAGTATCACCCCGCCCCTGATCAGTATCACCCCGCCCCCCatgtccctcacctgtctgaccttCCACCCTCTCATCGGCTTCTCGCCTCTCGTTTGCAGGACGACATGCACAGAGTAATCGACCAGCAGCTGATGGACAAGTACCAGGACGAGTGGCGCTCGGCCCCGTCCTCCCTGTCAGGCTCGTCCAAGCCCCACGGAGGTCAGACGTCCAGACGAGCCCACCGCGTCTCTGACAGGGACAAgaaacttttctcttttttcaaaAAGAACTGATCACcgtggggaggtgtgtgtgagagagagagaatgaggggGGAGTAACAACACAGCCAAAGAGGGTCAGTCGCGCACATACCCAGGTGGGGAGGGACATTTTGCACTTTTTACTCTAATCCCAGCTGAGGAGGGCTCGTCCCGGAGGTCTCCACAGAACAGGGTCATCAAGTTTACCTCCAGACAGGAAGGTTTCATAGTGCCTACGACGTCTCTCGCTCACTGCCAACTCTGAGACGGAACACTGTACGAgctgttctgggggggggggggtccccgAGGCGGGACATCAGTCTTCATGGGACCTGTGAGGTTTATTCAAATCATGTTCATGACATCAGGGGAGTTATAGGGGAACTACCTCTATCTACCGACGATGAGGGGAAGCATTTCAGGGAGAGTTTCAATTCTaactacccccccccacaaaaaaagaagagcagagatTAATTTAATTCGACTGACTAAAATCATTTATAATCAATCCATAATTTCCGATGGTATTTACGCCTGTATGGTGTGTGTGGGATGGTCACCCCCCCACTTTAGAATATATTTATGACCCAACAGTATCCTCGCC is part of the Takifugu rubripes chromosome 21, fTakRub1.2, whole genome shotgun sequence genome and encodes:
- the bicdl1 gene encoding BICD family-like cargo adapter 1 isoform X4, whose amino-acid sequence is MSTFCLDLQASAAVSAPLELDSDCMEPRDGAAAQEPGGVQGHQLRRTGSGGLGVALEEELAMLTGQRDDEDDLSGLEAPAAAQNSELLSLFRQKEKDLVLAAKLGKALLERNQDLTKQYEKMHKDLNDKLEHLEQEKHELRRRLESREGEWEGRVAELETDVQHLQGELERHQVQLREADRDKTKAISELSEQNHRLLEQLSRAAEVERQLSTQVHSLRDDFREKSLSTSQHMTRLETLQAEQGLEIQMLSERKMELERRVHAMLEENELLQNTVDDLREKTMLLERQCHEKDLQLRQSQLELQEVQVSHRQLTARLEEVTEERSLHGLTPHPSSLLCEIEQSMEQEEQEQEREQLRLQLWEAYCEVRSLCSHLRGNDVTDSALSTDSSMDESSETSSAKDVPTGSIHTSLLELRRLTQNLLDGNESTGSRRSDEEALEEQVRKLGEELRDLREMYEAGQDKSHCSEEEVLRLHNQIALLSVEMCSLREDNERMKTMAEIREPSEQLQSAIRDRDEAIAKKKAVEMELAKCKIDIMSLNSQLLDAIQQKLNLSQQLEAWQDDMHRVIDQQLMDKYQDEWRSAPSSLSGSSKPHGGQTSRRAHRVSDRDKKLFSFFKKN
- the bicdl1 gene encoding BICD family-like cargo adapter 1 isoform X2, producing MSTFCLDLQASAAVSAPLELDSDCMEPRDGAAAQEPGGVQGHQLRRTGSGGLGVALEEELAMLTGQRDDEDDLSGLEAPAAAQNSELLSLFRQKEKDLVLAAKLGKALLERNQDLTKQYEKMHKDLNDKLEHLEQEKHELRRRLESREGEWEGRVAELETDVQHLQGELERHQVQLREADRDKTKAISELSEQNHRLLEQLSRAAEVERQLSTQVHSLRDDFREKSLSTSQHMTRLETLQAEIQMLSERKMELERRVHAMLEENELLQNTVDDLREKTMLLERQCHEKDLQLRQSQLELQEVQVSHRQLTARLEEVTEERSLHGLTPHPSSLLCEIEQSMEQEEQEQEREQLRLQLWEAYCEVRSLCSHLRGNDVTDSALSTDSSMDESSETSSAKDVPTGSIHTSLLELRRLTQNLLDGNESTGSRRSDEEALEEQVRKLGEELRDLREMYEAGQDKSHCSEEEVLRLHNQIALLSVEMCSLREDNERMKTMAEIREPSEQLQSAIRDRDEAIAKKKAVEMELAKCKIDIMSLNSQLLDAIQQKLNLSQQLEAWQWPFLSFRTTLSPPWFPPSFPAVEDDMHRVIDQQLMDKYQDEWRSAPSSLSGSSKPHGGQTSRRAHRVSDRDKKLFSFFKKN
- the bicdl1 gene encoding BICD family-like cargo adapter 1 isoform X1 codes for the protein MSTFCLDLQASAAVSAPLELDSDCMEPRDGAAAQEPGGVQGHQLRRTGSGGLGVALEEELAMLTGQRDDEDDLSGLEAPAAAQNSELLSLFRQKEKDLVLAAKLGKALLERNQDLTKQYEKMHKDLNDKLEHLEQEKHELRRRLESREGEWEGRVAELETDVQHLQGELERHQVQLREADRDKTKAISELSEQNHRLLEQLSRAAEVERQLSTQVHSLRDDFREKSLSTSQHMTRLETLQAEQGLEIQMLSERKMELERRVHAMLEENELLQNTVDDLREKTMLLERQCHEKDLQLRQSQLELQEVQVSHRQLTARLEEVTEERSLHGLTPHPSSLLCEIEQSMEQEEQEQEREQLRLQLWEAYCEVRSLCSHLRGNDVTDSALSTDSSMDESSETSSAKDVPTGSIHTSLLELRRLTQNLLDGNESTGSRRSDEEALEEQVRKLGEELRDLREMYEAGQDKSHCSEEEVLRLHNQIALLSVEMCSLREDNERMKTMAEIREPSEQLQSAIRDRDEAIAKKKAVEMELAKCKIDIMSLNSQLLDAIQQKLNLSQQLEAWQWPFLSFRTTLSPPWFPPSFPAVEDDMHRVIDQQLMDKYQDEWRSAPSSLSGSSKPHGGQTSRRAHRVSDRDKKLFSFFKKN
- the bicdl1 gene encoding BICD family-like cargo adapter 1 isoform X3, producing MSTFCLDLQASAAVSAPLELDSDCMEPRDGAAAQEPGGVQGHQLRRTGSGGLGVALEEELAMLTGQRDDEDDLSGLEAPAAAQNSELLSLFRQKEKDLVLAAKLGKALLERNQDLTKQYEKMHKDLNDKLEHLEQEKHELRRRLESREGEWEGRVAELETDVQHLQGELERHQVQLREADRDKTKAISELSEQNHRLLEQLSRAAEVERQLSTQVHSLRDDFREKSLSTSQHMTRLETLQAEQGLEIQMLSERKMELERRVHAMLEENELLQNTVDDLREKTMLLERQCHEKDLQLRQSQLELQEVQVSHRQLTARLEEVTEERSLHGLTPHPSSLLCEIEQSMEQEEQEQEREQLWEAYCEVRSLCSHLRGNDVTDSALSTDSSMDESSETSSAKDVPTGSIHTSLLELRRLTQNLLDGNESTGSRRSDEEALEEQVRKLGEELRDLREMYEAGQDKSHCSEEEVLRLHNQIALLSVEMCSLREDNERMKTMAEIREPSEQLQSAIRDRDEAIAKKKAVEMELAKCKIDIMSLNSQLLDAIQQKLNLSQQLEAWQWPFLSFRTTLSPPWFPPSFPAVEDDMHRVIDQQLMDKYQDEWRSAPSSLSGSSKPHGGQTSRRAHRVSDRDKKLFSFFKKN
- the bicdl1 gene encoding BICD family-like cargo adapter 1 isoform X5, whose protein sequence is MSTFCLDLQASAAVSAPLELDSDCMEPRDGAAAQEPGGVQGHQLRRTGSGGLGVALEEELAMLTGQRDDEDDLSGLEAPAAAQNSELLSLFRQKEKDLVLAAKLGKALLERNQDLTKQYEKMHKDLNDKLEHLEQEKHELRRRLESREGEWEGRVAELETDVQHLQGELERHQVQLREADRDKTKAISELSEQNHRLLEQLSRAAEVERQLSTQVHSLRDDFREKSLSTSQHMTRLETLQAEIQMLSERKMELERRVHAMLEENELLQNTVDDLREKTMLLERQCHEKDLQLRQSQLELQEVQVSHRQLTARLEEVTEERSLHGLTPHPSSLLCEIEQSMEQEEQEQEREQLRLQLWEAYCEVRSLCSHLRGNDVTDSALSTDSSMDESSETSSAKDVPTGSIHTSLLELRRLTQNLLDGNESTGSRRSDEEALEEQVRKLGEELRDLREMYEAGQDKSHCSEEEVLRLHNQIALLSVEMCSLREDNERMKTMAEIREPSEQLQSAIRDRDEAIAKKKAVEMELAKCKIDIMSLNSQLLDAIQQKLNLSQQLEAWQDDMHRVIDQQLMDKYQDEWRSAPSSLSGSSKPHGGQTSRRAHRVSDRDKKLFSFFKKN